Part of the Paenibacillus sp. YPG26 genome, TTTGCCGCTCCGGCGATCTTCACTTCACGATCATTAATGATCAGAGAGACACAGACTTCCTTCTTGACCAAATCCGTAGTCAGGATCGCTTGGCTGAACTGCTCGGCTCCATTCGCATCCGCAGACATCACTGCAGGAAGCTCCGCTATACCTGTTACAACCCGGTCCATCTTCATCAGTTCCCCGATCACGCCAGTTGATGCCACGGCCACCTCCGAGGGGGCAATGCCCAGTACCTTAGCCGTCTCTTCGCGCATCGTGTAGGCATCTTCTTCGCCCTGCTTGCCTGTGCAGGCATTCGCATTGCCGCTGTTCACCACAACCGCACGCAGGCTACGGCTTGCAGCAAGGCTTTCTTGAGTTACTTTAATTGGCGCCGCCTGAAAAACATTGGTGGTATAGACGGCAGCTGCAACAGCCGGCACTTCACATAGAATCGCAGCCAGATCATTACGCGTTGTTTTCTTCAGACCGCAGTGCAGTCCCCCAGCCGTGAACCCTTTCGGGGATGTTACTGAACCGCCCTCAACTACTTTATACAAACTTGCTACTCCCATCATGTCCTCCGTTCTATGGATATACCGGGGCATTCTTCAGCCCGAGGGTTTCGTCCCAGCCCATCATCAAGTTCAAATTCTGGATCGCCTGACCGGCGGCCCCTTTTACCACATTATCGATCACAGAGACAATCGTGACTCTATTCGTACGCGCATCCACCGCAAAACCAATATCACAGTAGTTCGAACCAAAGACTTCTTTTGTCGCCGGCCATTGCCCCGCTGGGCGAATACGTACGAACCTGCGGCCTTCATAAAATTGCTGGTACAGCTCTATCAAATCCTCATTCGTACGAGGACCCGTTAATGTGGCGTACATGGTGCTCATAATCCCCCGTGTCATCGGTGCCAGATGAGTGGTGAAGGTTACCGTAACCGGCGAGCCGGATACGTCTGTCAATACTTGTTCAATCTCGGGAATGTGCTGATGCTTGTTGATCTTGTAGGCTTTGAAATTCTCATTAATCTCCGCATAATGGGCCGTCAGGCTTGTGCCTCTGCCCGCTCCGGATACTCCCGATTTCGCATCGATAATGAGCGTAGCCGGATCAATCCAGCCCGCCTTGAGCGCAGGAATCAGACCGAGCAGCGTCGCAGTCGGGTAACAGCCCGGGTTCGAGATGAGCTGTTCACCCTTGACTTTCTCCCCATAAATTTCACTAAGACCGTACACCGCCTGCTCCAGCAGTGCGTCGTCAGGTGCATCATGCTTATACCACTCTTCATATACAGAACCGTCCTTGATTCTGAAATCTCCCGATAAATCAATGACCTTCAAGCCGGCTTCAACCAGCTGAGGCACCAGCTTGCCGCTGACTCCCGATGGGGTTGCCGTGAAGACAACGTCCGCCTTGGCTGCAATCTCCTGCACATCCACTCCGTCGAGGTTCTGCACAACCAGGTTCGTCAAATGTGGGAATCCGTCTGTAATCGGCGCTCCGCTGCTCGATGCCGAGATGACCGATATGATATTTACCTTTGGATGCTCCAATAAAAAACGAATCAGTTCCACCCCTCCATACCCGGTGGAACCGACTATAGCTGCTTTTATAATATCTCCGCTCACATGTATCCCC contains:
- the argC gene encoding N-acetyl-gamma-glutamyl-phosphate reductase, which encodes MSGDIIKAAIVGSTGYGGVELIRFLLEHPKVNIISVISASSSGAPITDGFPHLTNLVVQNLDGVDVQEIAAKADVVFTATPSGVSGKLVPQLVEAGLKVIDLSGDFRIKDGSVYEEWYKHDAPDDALLEQAVYGLSEIYGEKVKGEQLISNPGCYPTATLLGLIPALKAGWIDPATLIIDAKSGVSGAGRGTSLTAHYAEINENFKAYKINKHQHIPEIEQVLTDVSGSPVTVTFTTHLAPMTRGIMSTMYATLTGPRTNEDLIELYQQFYEGRRFVRIRPAGQWPATKEVFGSNYCDIGFAVDARTNRVTIVSVIDNVVKGAAGQAIQNLNLMMGWDETLGLKNAPVYP